The Agelaius phoeniceus isolate bAgePho1 chromosome 38, bAgePho1.hap1, whole genome shotgun sequence sequence GGAGTAAAATACACCTGGGTTACACAcaggatacacctgggatacacacAGGATACACCTGGGTACAGCTGCCCATAGAGCAACAGCTGGGAGTAAAATACACCTGGGTTACACCTGGGTTACAcatgggatacacctgggtacagctgggatacacctgggtacaGCTGCCCATAGAGCAACAGCTGGGAGTAAAATACACCTGGGTTACACATGGGATACACACAGGATACACCTGGGTACAGCTGCCCATAGAGCAACAGCTGGGAGTAAAATACACCTGGGTTACACCTGGGCATAGCTAagatacacctgagatacacctgggttacacctgggttacacctgggcacatttttaggatattttaggACATTttagccccaaattcccccatttttgggatattttaggACGTTTCAGCCCCACTTGTTTGGGGTATTTTAGGGCATTTTGGCCCCacattttgggatatttttaggCCAACTCAGCCCCacatttttgggatatttttaggCTTTCCTCGGGATGTTTTGGCCGCACATTTTTGGGTAtttccagcccctccccacctccAGCCCCCCAGATTTTTGGGTATTTCCAGAACCTTCTCCCGGTGCtcccccagcagggacacattGGCCGTGGGGATAAGGGAGCAGAGCTCGGGCCCGGGGCGCTCGCAGTCAGACCTGGGAGCCAAAAACGGGGCTCAGGGATgagaaatcccccaaaaccacccccaaaccaccccaaaatccccccaaaaccacccaagaACCCCCAATCACCCTCCTggacccccaaaaacctcccccaaaacccctctgagccccacctggacacacctgaagcccccaaacccctccctccctctcacccGCAGCCCAGGTTCAGCAGGCTCCTAAACCCCCTCTCACCTGAATGCCAGGTGCAGGAGGCTCCCAAACCCCCTCTCACCTGAATGCCAGGTGCAGCGGGTGCCCCAATCCCCTCTCACCCACACCCCAGGTGCAGGCCATGCTCCCCAATCCCCTCTCACCTGAACACCAGGTGCAGCGGGCGCAGCACGGcgctccccaaacccctctcacCCACACCCCAGGTGCAGGCCATGCTCCCCAATCCCCTCTCACCCACAGCCCAGGTGCAGTAGGTTCCCCAATCCCCTCACCTGAAGGCCAGGTGCAGCGGGCGCCGCGGGCAGGTAGGCCCAGTAGAAGGAGCCGTAGAGGAACACGgaggcccagagcagcagcagcgccaggctcagccccagcgCCCCCcgcagcagcgcccgccgcGCGCCCCGGCCCAGCTGAGCCCCCCAGGAGAGcagcggcgggggcggggccgcggggagCCCGCCCGAGGCCATGGCGGCCCCATCGGCGGGGGAGGGGCTGCCAAAAACACAggggaggggtcagggggaGGGGctaaaggggaggggaggggctgCCAAAAAACACAGGGGAGGGGTCAAAGGGGAGGGGCTGCCAAAAACACAGGGGAGGGGTCAAAGGGGAGGGGCTAAAGGGGGAGGGGCTGCCAAAAAACACAGGGGAGGGGTCAAGGGGAGGGGCTGCCAAAAAACACAGGGGAGGGGTCAAAGGGGAGGGGCTGCCAAAAAACACAggggaggggtcagggggaGGGGctaaaggggaggggaggggctgCCAAAAACACAGGGGAGGGGTCAAAGGGAGGGGCTGCCAAAAAACACAGGGGAGGGGTCAAAGGGGGAGGGGCTGCCAAAAACACaggggaggggtcaggggagggGTCAAAGGGGAGGGGCTAAAATGGGAGGGGAGGGGCTGCCAAAAACACAGGGGAGGGGctaaaggggaggggaggggctgCCAAAAACACAGGGGAGGGGTCAAAGGGGAGGGGACAAAGAGGGAGGGGCTGCCAAAAAACACAGGGGAGGGGTCAAGGGGAGGGGCTAAAGAGGGAGGGGCTGCCAAAAACACAGGGGAGGGGTCAAGGGGAGGGGCTAAAGAGGGAGGGGctaaaggggaggggaggggctgCCAAAAAACACAGGGGAGGGGTCAAAGGGGAGGGGATAAAGAGGGAGGAGCTGCCAAAAACACAGGGGAGGGGTCAAAGGGGAGGGGCTAAAGGGGAGGGGctaaaggggaggggaggggctaAAGGGAGTGGGGAAGGGATAAAGGGGAGGGGCTAAATGGGGAGGGGCTAAATGGGGAGGGGTCAAAGGGGAGGGGCTAAAGGGGAGGGGCTGCCAAAAATCAGAGGGGAGGGGCTAAAGGGGAGGGGCTAAAGGGGAGGGgtaaaaggggaggggaggggctaAAGGGGGAGGGGATAAATGGGGAGGGGCTAAAGGGGGAGGGGTCAAAGGGGAGGGGCTAAAGGAGAGGGGCtaaagggggaggggaggggctaAAGGGAGGGAAGGGTTAAAATGGGAGGGGAAGGGTTAAAAGGCGAAAGGAGGGGTTAAAGTGGGAGGGGTTAAAATGGGAGGGGAGGGGCTAAAATGGGAGGGGAAGGGTTAAAATGCGAGGGAAGGGGTTAAAAGTGGAAGGGAGGGGTTAAAATGGGAGGGGAGGGGctaaagggggaggggaagggttAAACCCCGCCCCCACCTGAGCCCCGCCCTCACCTGAGCCCCCCAGGTGAGCagcggggggggaggggggaggggtGGTGGGAACCCCATGGGAAGGGGAGGGGTTaaaggggggggaggggaagggccACGCCCCAACGGAGGCGGAAGCCCCAAATTCCCTTCCCCCACCCCTAAATCTCGTgggaatcccaaaattccctccccGAAAttccctccccaaaattccagccccaaccccaaaaattccctccccaaaattcccctcccCGTTCCCAAAATTCGGGAGGGGAACCTGAAAATCCCCACCCCGAAAttccctccccattcccaaaatttggggggaacACCAGAATCTCCTCGCCACCCCAAACATCCGTGGatgatcccaaaattcccccccaaaaattccctcccccattcccaaaattcagggggagaaccccaaaaaattccctccccaaccccaaaattttcctcccaaaaaattccctctcCTGACCCCACCTAAAATCTGTGGGCCAGTCCCAAAATTCCGTCCCCATTCCCAAAATCTGAGCgggaatcccaaaattccctccccGAAActccctcccccaccccaaaagcCCCTCCCAAAAATTTTGGCCCCATTCCCGAAATGTCTGGGGGAATTCCAAAATTCCACCCCCGTTCCTAAAATCTCacgggaaccccaaaattccccccctTGGCCCGAAATTCGGCGGagattcccaaaattccctccccaaaattcccaaattttgggatttttcccaaaagtttcctcccccagacccccaaaatttgggattattcccaaaattcccttgaggaccccaaaatttgggatttttcccaaattGCGGAATTCGGGGCAGGGGTgatggggggggagggggggggagggCCGGgtccccgcccctcccccaccccaaaatttgggattattcccaaaattcctcccccaaccccaaacccccggAGGAATCGCGAGACTGTGGGGTCCcggggaggatttttggggtaaattttgggcattttggggctCCCCGGGGAGATTTTTGGGCCGATTTTGGGTTCGCGGAgcgaaattttgggattttctgagGTAATTTTGGTGGAGTTTCCTCACCCCGAGTGGGTTCCGGGGGTTCTCGAGGGTCGCGGATTCGATTCCGGCGCTTTTTAAggcgatttttggggttttagggcggatttttggggtaaattcGGGGCTTTTCGGGGCTCCCGCGCCCTCACCGAATGCCGGCACCTCCCGCTTCCCGCCACGCCCTGGCCACGCCCCAACCCCGCCGCTTCCGGATGCAAACCCCGCCCACGCCCCACCCCATTGGTCAATGCATTTTAAACCACGCCCACTCGCTTATTCAGCCGCACCTCTTTGGCTCCGCCCActgcggccccgccgggccccgccccGTTTCCATGGCaatgggggagattttgggggggattttttgggatttaggaaatttttgggggtcccagggggttTTGCTTCCTCAGggttctggaggggccccctgagggattttggggaattttgaggggatttggggggagtgggggggggggggtttgggaggggtcaaaattggggaggggtcctttaaccccgcccctcccccaccctgAACCCCCTCCCATTTAtaaagggggggggggaggggcggggttTTGAGGCGCCCCAAATTTGGGGAAAGGGGGGAGAAAAGagagggggtgggggaggggcaaGGGCgtggccccctcccctcccccatccccaggccccgccccctccgaGCATCGCCGGGACCGAGCGGCCGCGGGTCCTGCACAGGTGGGGGAGGGGCgatgggggggggggattttgggggtcctggggggtgggggaggggatgggggaggagggggaggggcaAAACCCgcgggaaatttgggggggttggggcagatttggggggaggggatttggggggaaaattgggaattttgggggtgaaaattgggaattttggggtgaaattgggaattttggggggcttggggaggattttggggggggtttggggaaatttgggatttttggggggaaattctggatggggaaaatttgggattttttttccaggagggtttgggggggaaatgCTGATTCTGGGGTGGGGTTTtgatatttttctgatttttttattattattttttgcgatttttgttgaggtttttgggcgatttgggatttttttggagggtCCCAAATTTTGACTCCAGGGGgaatttgggttttgggggatgaggattttttttagaGGGGAAAAATCGAAtttgtgggggattttttggttttttttgggttttttggggggatggattttttttttttttttaatttttaaagggattttttctttggttttttttttttgggattttcgggtttttgggggggtcccacaTTTGGGgtgccccgcagcccccccaTGAAGGGCGAGCCCCCCCCAGCAGCACCTTGAGCGTGGGCCAGGCCCGGAAAATGGTGGAGCAGCTGAAGATCGAGGCCAGCCTGTGCCGGGTCAAggtctgggggaaaaaatggggaaaaatgggggaaaaatggggaaaataatggggaaaataatgggggaaaaatggggaaaaacagggaaaataatggggaaaaacaaggaaaataatggggaaaataatgaggaaaaaacagggaaaataatgggaaaataatggggaaaaaacggggaaaaaacggggaaaataatggggaaaataatggggaaaaaatgggggcaaaaccagggaaaataatcggggaaaaatggggaaaaaaaggggaaaaaacagggaaaataatggggaaaaaaatgggggaaataatggggaaaaaccagggaaaataatggggaaaaaatggggaaaaaccagggaaaatAATAGAGCAAAACcagggaaaataatggggaaaaaatggggaaaataatgggggcaaaaaagggggaaaataatggggaaaataatgaaggaaaaacagggaaaataatgggaaaacaaggaaaataatggggaaaataatgaggaaaaaacagggaaaataatggggaaaaaacgggggaaataatggggaaaaaccagggaaaataatggggaaaaaatggggaaaaaaccgggaaaataatggggaaaaaacgggggaaataatggggaaaaaccagggaaagtaatggggaaaaaatggggaaaaaacagggaaaataatagggcaaaaccagggaaaataatggggaaaaaaatggggaaaaaccagggaaaataatggggaaaaaatggggaaaataatggggaaaataatgggaaaaaccagggaaaataatgggaaaaaacagggaaaataatgggggcaaaaccagggaaaataatggagaaaaaatgggagcagaaacagggaaaataacggggaaaaatggggaaaaaccagggaaaataatgggggcaaaaaaggggaaaatgaggagaaaaaagggggaaaatgggtggaaaatggggataaaaaaagaggaaaaatggggggggggggaaatggggagaaaatgaggggaaaatccaagggggaatggggggagaaatgggggaaatggggaaaaaatgggggaaaaattgggatttgAGGGGAGGGTCTAAAgagatttggggggaatttgggattgggggtgaaaaaatgaggattttgaggggtctggggggtttGAGAGAGATTTGCCGGGTGaggaagggatttggggatttaaatgggattttgtgGGGTAAAATGGGAGTTGGGGGatttaaatgggattttgtggggtaaaaatgggatttggggggatttaaatgggattttgtggggtaaaatgggatttggggggatttaaatgggattttgtggggtaaaaatgggatttggaggcgttttgggggagatttgtgataaaaggggaaaataggaattatttggggaaaaatgggatttgggggatttaaaGGGGATTTGAGGGGCTCAAAGTGGATTTAGGGGGGtaaaaatgaggatttgggaggggctggggggaatttgggaattcagggctggttttgggaatgctgggtttattttgggCTTTCCAGGTGTATTTCTGGGGTTCCCAGGTATCTTTTTGGGATTCCCTGGtttctttttggggtctccaggtgtatttttggggttcccaggtgcATTTTTCAGGTTTCCAGGTTTATTTTTATGGATTCCAGATGTATTTTTGGTGTTCCCACACctatttttggggttcccaggtaTATTTCAGGGATTTCCGGGTATTTTTTGGGGCTCtgtgaccccattttcccccggCCCAGGTGTCTTTAGCATTCCAGGTACATTTTCAGGTTCCCAGGTATATTTTGGGATTTCCAGGTGCATTTTCGGgctccctgcccagctttccctggcccaggtgcatttttggggttcaCATTTGTATTTTAGGGATTCCCAGGTATATTTTGGTGTTCCCaggtatttttggggttccctgacCCCGTTTTCCCTGCCCAGGTGTATTTAAGAGGTTCCAGGTTTATTTTTGGGATTTCCAGGTGCATTTTGGATGTTCCCAGGTATTTTTGGGGCTCCCTGACCCCGtttttcccctcccaggtgTATTTAAGAAGTTCCAGGTTTATTTTGGGATTTCCAGGTGCATTTTTGGGTGTTCCCAGGTATTTTTTGGGTTCCCTGACCCTGTTTTTCCCTGGCCCAGGTGTATTTAAGAGGTTCCAGGTTTATTTTGGGATTTCCAGGTGCATTTTTGGGTGTTCCCAGGTATTTTTGGGGCTCCCTGACCCCGTTTTTCCCCTCCAGG is a genomic window containing:
- the GNG3 gene encoding guanine nucleotide-binding protein G(I)/G(S)/G(O) subunit gamma-3, whose product is MPAPPASRHALATPQPRRFRMQTPPTPHPIGAPNLGKGGRKERGWGRGKGVAPSPPPSPGPAPSEHRRDRAAAGPAQPPHEGRAPPSSTLSVGQARKMVEQLKIEASLCRVKVSKAAAELLSYCEAHACEDPLLTPVPTSENPFREKKFFCALL